One window of Cohnella hashimotonis genomic DNA carries:
- a CDS encoding sensor histidine kinase, whose amino-acid sequence MSRAVGSSLWRAIRLDTLRGRLSILLIVVTITPIVLIGFTSYYWMYKGQSEKIVANYQSMVDGQRAAIEKAAATLGSVSQLLVVDGGLGDDIIAYLTAADPVEKTELFRSIDKSLINIAYSNLIVNGLFFFMPDYPSAYQFESAPIKPDLPDTVLRPRPEDVLYRANQLIFLGPHPSALAGHDEPVLSLTRLVEYGAGRSYYMYLEADFGELLRPAGTEAEGAPLNVLTQADGTVMYSDLPEGAEVGQRLDPQSEGLNTFKRFESAGGGGWRLYSLVGLDDFRRELRQWQRQFLLVAALSILVTILAASYIWRMVYHPIQRMNRAIRRFSHDPSAKTAIATKLQEFDMLFASFQSMRERIIDLISEVERKEKRRSELEVEKLMSQINPHFLHNSLNTIQWLAKANGQDEIYNLVKVFTRVLHYNLGKGSMVVTVRDEIVALRDYIELQNVRYDHRFNVSIDCDPRLGETPIPRFVLQPLVENSLYHGLLSEQGDIRVTIREEGGERLDITVADDGKGMTEARMNELLEGGGRGQGLGIGLQYVKKMLDVHYGGAARLEIDSEPDKGTRIRILVPIRPEGGVLDD is encoded by the coding sequence ATGAGCCGTGCCGTTGGTTCGAGCCTCTGGCGCGCGATCCGTCTGGACACGCTGCGGGGCCGGCTCAGCATTCTGCTGATCGTCGTGACCATTACGCCGATCGTGTTGATCGGATTTACCTCTTATTACTGGATGTACAAAGGCCAGAGCGAGAAAATCGTCGCGAACTATCAATCCATGGTCGACGGACAGCGGGCCGCCATCGAGAAGGCCGCCGCCACGCTGGGCAGCGTATCGCAGCTGCTCGTCGTGGACGGCGGCCTTGGCGACGATATCATCGCCTATCTGACGGCCGCGGATCCGGTGGAGAAGACGGAGCTGTTCCGCAGCATCGACAAGTCGCTCATCAATATCGCTTACTCGAATCTGATCGTGAACGGACTGTTCTTTTTCATGCCGGATTATCCGTCCGCCTACCAGTTCGAATCCGCGCCGATCAAGCCCGACCTGCCAGACACGGTGCTGCGGCCGCGGCCGGAGGATGTGCTGTACCGGGCAAACCAGCTGATATTTCTCGGACCGCATCCGTCGGCGCTGGCGGGGCACGACGAGCCCGTCCTTTCCCTGACGCGGCTCGTCGAATACGGGGCGGGCCGTTCCTATTATATGTATCTGGAGGCCGATTTCGGCGAGCTGCTGCGGCCGGCGGGAACGGAGGCGGAGGGCGCCCCGCTTAACGTGCTGACGCAAGCCGACGGCACTGTGATGTACAGCGATTTGCCGGAGGGGGCCGAGGTCGGACAGCGCCTGGATCCGCAAAGCGAAGGCTTGAACACATTCAAGCGTTTCGAGTCGGCCGGCGGCGGAGGCTGGAGGCTGTATTCGCTCGTTGGGCTCGACGACTTCCGCCGGGAGCTGCGTCAGTGGCAGCGCCAATTTTTGCTCGTAGCCGCCTTGTCCATTCTGGTGACCATTTTGGCCGCTTCTTATATATGGCGCATGGTGTATCATCCGATTCAGCGCATGAACCGCGCGATCAGGCGCTTCAGTCACGATCCGTCGGCAAAAACGGCGATCGCAACGAAGCTGCAGGAGTTCGATATGCTGTTCGCGAGCTTCCAGTCGATGCGGGAGCGGATCATCGATCTGATCTCGGAGGTCGAGCGCAAGGAGAAGCGCAGGAGCGAGCTCGAAGTCGAAAAGCTGATGAGCCAGATCAATCCGCATTTTCTGCACAATTCGCTCAATACGATCCAATGGCTTGCCAAGGCGAACGGCCAGGACGAGATTTACAATCTCGTCAAGGTGTTCACGCGCGTGCTGCATTACAACCTGGGCAAGGGCAGCATGGTCGTGACGGTCCGCGACGAGATCGTCGCCCTCCGCGATTATATCGAGCTGCAGAACGTCCGGTACGATCACCGGTTCAACGTCTCGATCGATTGCGATCCCAGGTTGGGCGAGACGCCGATCCCGCGGTTCGTGCTCCAGCCGCTCGTCGAGAATTCGCTGTACCACGGGCTGCTGAGCGAGCAGGGCGACATCCGCGTGACGATCCGGGAGGAAGGCGGCGAACGCCTGGACATTACCGTCGCCGACGACGGCAAAGGCATGACCGAGGCGCGGATGAACGAGCTGCTCGAGGGCGGCGGACGCGGACAGGGTCTTGGCATCGGCCTTCAATACGTCAAAAAAATGCTGGACGTGCACTACGGCGGCGCGGCGCGGCTCGAGATCGACAGCGAGCCGGACAAAGGCACGCGCATTCGAATCCTGGTGCCGATCCGGCCTGAAGGAGGCGTCCTCGATGATTAA
- a CDS encoding glycoside hydrolase family 2 protein codes for MASDAGTVEGVDLCERERPVSAPASERVSDLASGATYELKDAAAEELSLSGADWRLTGWYPNQWQPRLSMELGVSILPAVAELPATVPGSVQTDLRAAGRMADPFVGLDSLHGEWVTQREWIYSKTVQIPDGWERERCELVFEGLDYAGSVFWNGRKAADFEGTFLPVVVDVTGSLAPGGVNLLQVMFRQPPELDGQVGYSSRIRHLKARFGYGWDWIPRMVAVGIWRDVRLRTYEGVAVRDFYPEAAPAAAAGQGAVSFRTELEVMRSGAYDCLYALEDAEGRTIWQASRREVLRAGPVRLTLAAEVAGIDLWWPAGMGAQPLYRARIELRDGDGRILAAAARTIGFRRIEWRANPGSPAEALPYTAVVNGIPVFLRGVNWVPVSPYYGAVTEADYRARLDPLADMNVNVLRVWGGGIIETPAFYDYCDRRGLLVWQELLQSSSALDNCPPDDPQLLERLAAVTTAAVREKRAHPSLLLWCGGNELMWEGFRPVDERHANIAMLAGLIRELDPGRRFLPASASGPAFCADARDFGRGVHHDVHGPWLYAGSPGHYAFFNGDDALFRSETGTPGASRAGLLRALRGACDVWPPTADNPYWTHRGSWWVPWDAVSESFGPWRRDVDELEEFARCSRFLQKESLRYSSEATRRRAPQASGFLVWMGNEPFPNNANTSVLEYDGMPKPAYYALKKAFAPIHVSARYDRTDYRTGDAFRAEIHLHAEYAEALHPAAGAVVRAAAFDFGGALLAERDFAAFPLPSGSTSLGAVAFAVPELAEPVFLLRLEAAAMDGRTLAETTYLFTAADVGCSWEALRSLPEAGTVTVLPASAADREVLISNQSSVAAVELWIEAEDDEGRPVRFADNGLTLLPGECRTVGWSGGNGRLSSLRAEGFNARAEYRGEHS; via the coding sequence ATGGCAAGCGATGCGGGAACGGTTGAAGGCGTCGATTTGTGCGAAAGGGAGCGGCCGGTCTCGGCGCCGGCTTCGGAGCGGGTCTCCGACCTTGCTTCGGGGGCTACCTACGAGCTTAAAGACGCAGCGGCTGAGGAGCTGTCGCTCAGCGGCGCGGACTGGCGGCTGACGGGCTGGTACCCGAATCAATGGCAGCCCCGGCTGTCCATGGAGCTCGGCGTCTCGATCCTGCCGGCCGTCGCGGAGCTTCCGGCTACGGTGCCGGGCTCCGTGCAGACAGATCTGCGCGCAGCCGGGCGAATGGCGGATCCGTTCGTCGGCCTGGACAGTCTGCACGGCGAGTGGGTGACGCAGCGGGAATGGATCTATTCGAAGACAGTACAAATTCCGGACGGCTGGGAACGGGAACGCTGCGAGCTGGTGTTCGAGGGTCTGGATTACGCCGGCAGCGTGTTCTGGAACGGACGGAAGGCGGCGGACTTCGAGGGGACGTTCCTGCCGGTCGTCGTCGACGTGACAGGCAGCCTGGCGCCGGGCGGCGTGAATCTGCTGCAGGTCATGTTCCGGCAGCCGCCGGAGCTGGACGGCCAGGTCGGCTACTCGTCGCGGATCCGCCATCTGAAGGCGCGCTTCGGCTACGGGTGGGACTGGATCCCGCGGATGGTCGCCGTCGGCATCTGGCGGGACGTCCGGCTTCGCACGTACGAAGGCGTGGCCGTCCGGGACTTCTACCCGGAGGCCGCGCCTGCGGCAGCTGCCGGACAGGGCGCGGTGAGCTTCCGGACGGAGCTCGAGGTCATGCGGTCCGGCGCGTACGATTGCCTGTACGCGCTTGAGGATGCCGAGGGCCGCACGATCTGGCAAGCGAGCCGGCGGGAGGTGCTGCGTGCCGGCCCCGTAAGGCTGACGCTTGCGGCGGAGGTAGCCGGCATCGACCTGTGGTGGCCTGCCGGCATGGGCGCGCAGCCGCTCTACCGGGCGCGCATCGAGCTGCGGGACGGCGATGGCCGCATCCTCGCCGCCGCGGCAAGAACGATAGGCTTCCGCCGCATCGAGTGGCGCGCCAATCCGGGATCGCCGGCTGAAGCCCTGCCTTACACGGCCGTCGTCAACGGCATTCCCGTTTTTCTCCGGGGCGTGAACTGGGTGCCCGTCTCTCCCTATTACGGCGCGGTCACGGAGGCGGACTACCGGGCCCGGCTCGACCCGCTAGCGGACATGAACGTCAACGTGCTGCGCGTCTGGGGCGGAGGCATCATCGAAACGCCCGCGTTCTACGATTATTGCGATCGCCGGGGCCTGCTCGTCTGGCAGGAACTGCTCCAGTCGTCCAGCGCGCTAGACAACTGCCCGCCGGACGATCCGCAGCTGCTTGAGAGGCTCGCGGCCGTCACGACGGCCGCCGTGCGCGAGAAGCGGGCTCATCCGAGCCTGCTGCTCTGGTGCGGGGGCAATGAATTGATGTGGGAAGGCTTCCGCCCGGTCGACGAGCGTCACGCGAACATCGCCATGCTCGCCGGACTGATTCGCGAGCTCGATCCGGGCCGGCGTTTCCTGCCGGCCAGCGCGTCGGGGCCGGCGTTCTGCGCGGATGCGAGAGATTTCGGACGCGGCGTCCATCATGACGTGCACGGCCCGTGGCTTTATGCCGGGAGTCCCGGCCACTACGCCTTCTTCAACGGAGACGACGCGCTTTTCCGCTCGGAGACCGGCACGCCGGGCGCCTCCCGCGCCGGTCTGCTCCGGGCGCTGCGCGGCGCGTGCGACGTTTGGCCGCCGACCGCGGACAATCCGTACTGGACGCATCGCGGCAGCTGGTGGGTGCCGTGGGATGCGGTCAGCGAGTCATTCGGGCCGTGGCGCCGAGACGTGGACGAACTGGAGGAATTCGCGCGCTGCAGCCGTTTTTTGCAGAAGGAATCGCTTCGTTATTCGTCCGAAGCGACGCGCAGGCGCGCGCCGCAAGCATCCGGATTTCTCGTGTGGATGGGCAACGAGCCGTTCCCGAATAACGCCAACACGTCGGTTCTGGAGTACGACGGCATGCCGAAGCCAGCTTATTATGCCTTAAAAAAAGCGTTTGCGCCGATTCACGTGTCGGCCCGATACGACCGGACGGATTATCGGACCGGCGACGCCTTCCGCGCGGAGATCCATCTTCACGCCGAATATGCCGAAGCTTTGCATCCGGCGGCCGGTGCCGTCGTCCGCGCGGCTGCCTTCGATTTCGGCGGCGCGCTGCTGGCGGAGCGGGATTTTGCCGCTTTTCCGCTGCCGTCCGGGTCCACGTCGCTCGGCGCGGTTGCGTTTGCCGTGCCCGAGCTGGCGGAGCCGGTCTTCCTGCTGCGGCTTGAAGCCGCGGCTATGGACGGCCGGACGCTCGCGGAGACGACGTACTTGTTCACGGCGGCGGACGTCGGCTGCTCATGGGAGGCGCTGCGATCGCTGCCCGAGGCGGGGACCGTGACGGTCCTGCCGGCCTCGGCGGCGGACCGCGAAGTTCTGATCTCCAACCAATCAAGCGTCGCGGCGGTCGAGCTGTGGATCGAGGCGGAGGACGACGAGGGACGCCCGGTTCGCTTCGCGGACAACGGATTGACGCTGCTGCCCGGCGAATGCCGGACGGTCGGCTGGTCCGGCGGGAACGGCAGGCTGTCTTCGCTTCGCGCGGAGGGCTTCAACGCAAGAGCAGAATACCGCGGGGAGCATTCATAA